CAGGAGATTTGCTAACCATGTACCAAAAATTTGCAGAAAGCCAAGGCTGGCGTTTTGAAGTCATGGAGGCTTCTTACAATGGTGTTGGTGGGATTAAAGAGGTTGTTGCTATGGTGTCTGGGCAATCGGTTTATTCCAAGTTGAAATACGAATCAGGTGCTCACCGCGTGCAGCGTGTACCGGTTACAGAAAGCCAAGGGCGTGTCCACACTTCAACGGCAACGGTCTTGATTATGCCAGAAATTGAAGAAGTCGAGTATGATATCGATCCAAAAGACTTGCGGATTGACATTTACCATGCCTCAGGTGCTGGTGGACAGAATGTCAACAAGGTTGCAACAGCCGTGCGGATTGTCCATTTGCCAACCAATATCAAGGTAGAAATGCAGGAAGAGCGTACTCAGCAGAAAAACCGTGACAAGGCGATGAAAGTCATTCGGGCTCGTGTGGCAGATCATTTTGCCCAAATTGCTCAAGATGAGCAAGATGCAGAGCGTAAGTCAACCATTGGTACGGGAGATCGTTCAGAGCGGATTCGTACCTACAATTTCCCTCAAAACCGTGTGACGGATCACCGGATTGGTTTAACGCTTCAAAAACTCGATACGATTTTATCTGGTAAAATGGATGAAGTCATCGATGCCTTGGTGCTCTATGACCAAACGCAAAAATTAGAAGAGTTGAATAAATAATGAATTACGCGCAATTGTTTTCACGTTATGAAAGCAAGTTGGATGAGATAGGAGAAGAGCCAGAAAGTTTAGCTTATACCTTTCGTGCATTGAAGCAGCTGACTCTGACAGATTTCGTTTTATTGCTGACGAAAGAAGTAACGAAAGACGATAAGAATCTGTTAGAGATGATTTTTCAGCAGCTAGCCCTGCATGTTCCAGCACAATACATTATTGGAAAGACAAATTTTCATGGTTTGGAATTTTCAGTAGATCCAAGAGTGTTAATTCCTCGTCCTGAGACAGAAGAGCTAGTTGACCTCATTCTGACAGAAAATAATGCAACGAACCTTGCAGTACTCGACATTGGAACAGGAAGCGGAGCGATTGCGATTAGTCTTGCTAAGGCGCACCAGAACTGGAAGGTAACAGCCTCAGATATTTC
The window above is part of the Streptococcus himalayensis genome. Proteins encoded here:
- the prfA gene encoding peptide chain release factor 1 — its product is MNIYDQLQTVEDRYDELGELLSDPDVVSDTKRFMELSKEEAATRETVTAYREYKKVLQNIIDAEEMIKDASGDADLEEMAKEELKTAKADKEAYEEKLKILLLPKDPNDDKNIILEIRGAAGGDEAALFAGDLLTMYQKFAESQGWRFEVMEASYNGVGGIKEVVAMVSGQSVYSKLKYESGAHRVQRVPVTESQGRVHTSTATVLIMPEIEEVEYDIDPKDLRIDIYHASGAGGQNVNKVATAVRIVHLPTNIKVEMQEERTQQKNRDKAMKVIRARVADHFAQIAQDEQDAERKSTIGTGDRSERIRTYNFPQNRVTDHRIGLTLQKLDTILSGKMDEVIDALVLYDQTQKLEELNK
- the prmC gene encoding peptide chain release factor N(5)-glutamine methyltransferase encodes the protein MNYAQLFSRYESKLDEIGEEPESLAYTFRALKQLTLTDFVLLLTKEVTKDDKNLLEMIFQQLALHVPAQYIIGKTNFHGLEFSVDPRVLIPRPETEELVDLILTENNATNLAVLDIGTGSGAIAISLAKAHQNWKVTASDISLDALAVAQENAKQNQIELAFVQSNVWQDIKGQYDIIVSNPPYIARADVEEVGLNVLHSEPHIALFAEEDGLAIYRQIAERAAEFLTEKGKIYLEIGYKQGQQVKDLFQTAFPEKRVRVLKDQFGQDRIVVVDHG